One genomic window of Mus musculus strain C57BL/6J chromosome 4, GRCm38.p6 C57BL/6J includes the following:
- the Dmrtb1 gene encoding doublesex- and mab-3-related transcription factor B1 isoform X1 codes for MLRAPKCSRCRNHGYLVPVKGHTGKCRWKQCICDKCYLITERQKIMAAQKVLRTQAAEEQVATVGTQGPQLPPRAPAAAATALSSSICPLPRAVPGGVGPGPTATCFLERPPQAPSPGPSTFQLGPSGRPGPSTFQPGPGAPGGLRDRSSAWLPQLMPQAPRPELCYPDQHLPVRPVPVPGPVRPVPRLPFADYGHPLRFKSDHVVGAGNPEREPFKQCPACVPVSPYQSFPLSEGQDSSSALGVPQQRGFRHVSCSPYHRSGLVSEPARDLQPTYCSPPPPPPPPPPPPLPAPPPQPQQPHFLPPGYLSALHFLPPPPPPPSPPSFSLTYDTDKENTNDQDAEAPTEPSQDSPQEQSN; via the exons ATGCTTCGCGCCCCCAAGTGCTCTAGGTGCCGGAACCATGGCTATCTGGTACCAGTCAAGGGCCATACGGGCAAATGCCGCTGGAAGCAGTGCATCTGTGACAAGTGCTACCTGATCACCGAGCGCCAGAAGATCATGGCTGCCCAGAAGGTTCTCAGAACCCAAGCTGCCGAGGAGCAGGTGGCGACCGTGGGCACGCAGGGTCCCCAGCTGCCTCCTAGGGCTCCAGCAGCGGCGGCCACCGCCTTGAGCTCCAGCATTTGCCCACTGCCTAGGGCGGTTCCGGGAGGCGTTGGGCCAGGCCCCACGGCCACTTGCTTCCTCGAGAGGCCCCCGCAGGCCCCGAGCCCAGGCCCGAGCACCTTCCAGCTGGGCCCAAGTGGCCGCCCGGGCCCCAGCACCTTCCAGCCTGGACCAGGGGCCCCCGGGGGACTGCGCGACCGTTCCTCCGCGTGGCTGCCCCAGCTCATGCCACAGGCGCCCAGGCCGGAGCTTTGCTACCCGGATCAGCACCTGCCAGTGCGGCCCGTGCCAGTGCCAGGGCCAGTGCGGCCCGTGCCCCGACTGCCGTTCGCCGACTACG GGCATCCTCTGAGATTCAAGTCTGATCATGTGGTAGGAGCTGGGAATCCTGAGAGAGAGCCGTTCAAGCAGTGCCCTGCCTGCGTCCCTGTTTCACCCTACCAGTCCTTTCCACTTTCGGAAGGCCAGGATTCATCCTCTGCTCTGGGGGTCCCTCAACAAAGAGGCTTCCGGCATGTCTCCTGCAGCCCCTACCATAGAAGCGGCTTG GTGTCAGAGCCAGCCAGAGACCTGCAGCCAACCTACTGCtcaccgccgccgccaccaccgccgCCACCTCCGCCACCACTAccagcacccccaccccagccacagCAGCCCCACTTCCTCCCACCAGGCTACCTCTCTGCTCTCCACTTCCTGCCaccgccgccaccgccaccatCTCCACCATCTTTCTCGCTGACCTACGATACAGACAAGGAGAATACCA ATGACCAGGATGCAGAAGCACCCACCGAGCCCAGCCAGGACTCTCCCCAGGAGCAGTCCAACTAA
- the Dmrtb1 gene encoding doublesex- and mab-3-related transcription factor B1 isoform X2, with protein sequence MLRQKEDKWQKGSVTRRGDERARVVDVTRIHYLWHPLRFKSDHVVGAGNPEREPFKQCPACVPVSPYQSFPLSEGQDSSSALGVPQQRGFRHVSCSPYHRSGLVSEPARDLQPTYCSPPPPPPPPPPPPLPAPPPQPQQPHFLPPGYLSALHFLPPPPPPPSPPSFSLTYDTDKENTNDQDAEAPTEPSQDSPQEQSN encoded by the exons ATGTTAAGGCAGAAAGAGGACAAATGGCAGAAAGGATCAGTGACAAGGAGAGGGGATGAGAGGGCTCGTGTTGTGGATGTGACCAGAATACATTATCTGT GGCATCCTCTGAGATTCAAGTCTGATCATGTGGTAGGAGCTGGGAATCCTGAGAGAGAGCCGTTCAAGCAGTGCCCTGCCTGCGTCCCTGTTTCACCCTACCAGTCCTTTCCACTTTCGGAAGGCCAGGATTCATCCTCTGCTCTGGGGGTCCCTCAACAAAGAGGCTTCCGGCATGTCTCCTGCAGCCCCTACCATAGAAGCGGCTTG GTGTCAGAGCCAGCCAGAGACCTGCAGCCAACCTACTGCtcaccgccgccgccaccaccgccgCCACCTCCGCCACCACTAccagcacccccaccccagccacagCAGCCCCACTTCCTCCCACCAGGCTACCTCTCTGCTCTCCACTTCCTGCCaccgccgccaccgccaccatCTCCACCATCTTTCTCGCTGACCTACGATACAGACAAGGAGAATACCA ATGACCAGGATGCAGAAGCACCCACCGAGCCCAGCCAGGACTCTCCCCAGGAGCAGTCCAACTAA